The genomic stretch GGTGAGGATGCGGCTGGTGCTGTCGAGTGGATCCACCGAGGGGTAGATGCCGAGCTCGGCGATCTTCCGGCTGAGCACGGTGGTGGCATCCAAGTGCGCGAACGTGGTGGCCGGCGCGGGATCGGTCAAATCATCCGCTGGCACATACACGGCCTGCACGCTGGTGATGGAGCCGCGCTTGGTGGAGGTGATGCGCTCCTGCATGGCGCCCATCTCGGTGGCCAGGGTGGGCTGGTAACCCACGGCGCTCGGCATTCGGCCGAGGAGCGCGGATACTTCAGAACCCGCCTGCGTGAAGCGGAAGATGTTGTCCACGAAGAAGAGGATGTCGCGGCCGCCGCTCTGCTCATCACCATCGCGGAAGTACTCGGCCAAGGTGAGGCCGCTGAGCGCAACACGGGCACGCGCGCCGGGAGGCTCGTTCATCTGCCCGAAGACGAAGGTTGCCTGCGAGGTCTCAAGCTGGGCGTAGTCCACTTTGGACAGGTCCCAGCCGCCATGCTCCATGCTGTGCTTGAACTCTTCGCCATACTTGATGATGCCCGCCTCGATCATCTCGCGGAGCAGGTCGTTCCCTTCGCGGGTGCGCTCGCCCACACCGGCGAACACGCTGTAGCCGCTGTAGCCCTTCGCGATGTTGTTGATCAACTCCTGGATAAGCACGGTCTTGCCCACGCCGGCACCGCCGAACAGGCCGATCTTCCCTCCCTTCGCGTAAGGCTCGATCAAATCAATCACCTTGATACCCGTAAAGAGGATCTCGGCGCTCGTGGTCAGTTCCTCGAACTTCGGCGCCTCGCGGTGGATGGGGTAGCTCTTGCCGGGAGGCAGTGGCTTCATGCCATCGATGGCATTGCCCGTTACATTGAAGAGCCGGCCCTTGATGGCATCACCGATGGGCATGGCGATGGGCTGTCCCATGCCTTCCACGGCGGTTCCACGCGCTAGGCCATCAGTGCTTTCCATGGAGATGGCGCGCACGGTGTCCTCACCGGTGAGCTGCTGGGTCTCCAGCACCAAGGTGGTGCCATCCGGACGGGTGATGTGGAGGGCGTCGTAGATGTTGGGCAGGTCGTTACCGCTCTCGAAGCGTACGTCGACCACTGGTCCGATGACCTGGACGACCTTTCCGATGTGCTTGGTCATGAGGGAGTTGGGCTGTTCGTTGGGGGATAGCCCCGTTTTGCGGCCGCGAAAGTAGGGCTTCATGCGGCTCGGCCAAATGGAAGTTGAGAAGTTGCGGGTTGGCCCAGTGCTCTAGGCCCACACCTGTTGAAGGTTGAGGGTTGCTCCGAACGCACGGGCCCCAACCCTGTTGTGAGGTTCGCGTGGTGCCGCATTCAACCCTCAACCCACTCAACCATCAACTTCCCAACCGACAACCCTCAACCTCAAACGCAGACCTTCGCCCCGTGATCGTCCACACCGACATCGCCGATTTCAAGGGCGTCAAGCGCCCGGTGCTCACCACAGGCACCTTCGATGGCGTGCATCGGGGGCACAAGGCGATCATCGAGCGGCTGATCGCTCGGTCGAAGAAGGAAGAAGGCGAGAGCGTGCTCTTCACCTTCCACCCGCATCCGCGCATGGTGCTCTTCCCGGGCGACAACGACCTGAAGCTCTTAAACACGCAGGACGAGAAGCGCGCCTTGCTCGAAGCCGCTGGCCTCGACCACCTGCTCGTGGTGCCCTTCTCGCGCCAGTTCTCGCGCATGCATGCGGTGGACTATGTCCGCGATGTGCTCGTGGGCGCGATGGGTGTGCGCGCCGTCGTCATCGGCTACGACCATCGCTTCGGCCGCAACCGTGAAGGCGACCTAGTGCTGCTGCGGCAGCTTGGCGAGGCCTACGACATCGAAGTGGAGGAGATTCCCGCGCAGGAAGTGGACCACGTGAAGGTGAGCAGCACCAAGATCCGCCAGGCGTTGCTGGTCGGAGAGGTGCGCACTGCCGCCGATCTCCTGGGCTATGACTATCCATTGAGCGGCGTGGTGGTGAAGGGCGACCAGCTCGGACGCACCATCGGCTTCCCGACGGCCAACATCGGCGCCATCGATGCTTACAAGCTGATCCCCGGCGATGGCGTCTATGTGGTGGAGGTGGCGTTGAAGGATGGCAGGCATACCGGCATGCTCTACATCGGCGATAGACCCACCGTTCAAGGCGCGACACAGCGGAATGTGGAGGTGAATATCTTCGGCTTGGACCGCGATCTGTACGGCGAGGCCATCACCGTGCGTTTCTTCGATCGCATCCGAGGCGATCAGCGATTCACGGACATGGAAGCCCTTCGCGAACAATTGCACACGGACAAGCGCATGGCGATGGAACGGTTGAATCAACAGGCAGTGGCATGAGAGCGGTTCTCACCATCGCACTCGTTGGCCTTTTGCTTCCTGCGAAGGCCCAAGTGCTTTCTCAAGCCGCGCTTGACAGTGCCCGCACGTATCGGAGCCTTGAGCGCGCCCTGGCCGAGCCGGATAAGGTCTTCCGCCTCGACCTCTCCGGCAAGAAGCTGAAGGAGCTTCCGGAATCGTTGCGGCAGTTACGCAACCTGAATGCGCTCGACCTCAGCGGCAACAAGCTCCGGACATTGCCGGCCTGGATAGGAGAGTTCGTCCACCTGCAGGAGTTCCGCGCTTCGCGAAACAAACTGAAGGAGTTCCCGGCCTTCATCTGCCAATGGAAGCATCTCAAGCGGCTCGACCTGAGCCGCAACGCGCTGCCCGGCCTGCCCAAGTGCATCGGCGGCTTGCGCGAACTGGTATCGCTGGACCTCTGGGACAACGACCTCGTCGAATTCCCTCCGGAGATGGAGCGCATGGAAGCGCTGCGCTTCCTCGATTTGCGCAACATCCAGTTCGAGCAGGTGGAGATGGATCACATCCAGGAATTGCTGCCACGGGCGAAGATCCATTTCAGCGCGCCGTGCAATTGTGGCATGTAGAAGAGTTGGGTTCAGGTTGAAGGTTGAGCGGGTTGAGGGTTGGATCGGATACCTGTTCCCCTACCCTCAACCGTCCTTTGGTCCAACCTTCAACCCCCAACCATCGGAGTGAACTGGATCCTCATCGAAGCAGTCGCCGCCGCCGGCAACCTCGCCTACACGGTGCTCATGCTCTACGAGCGGCGCGTGGGATGGCTCTTCGGGATGGCGGCATCGGCCTTGGGCGTCGCGCTCTTTGTGCATCAGCAGGTGTATGCGCAGGCGTTGCTCAGCGCGTACTATGTGGGCATGGGCATCTACGGCTGGTGGTCATGGGGTCGCGGCGACGCCGGCGCGCTGCCCATCACACGGCGCGGCTTCTCTTTTCATGCTGCGGTCATCCTCGCGGGCGGTGCCCTCACATTGGCGCTGGCTCTGCTCCTGAAGTTCCTGCCGGAAGCGCGGTACACCGGCCTCGATGGCTTCGCCTCGTCCTTCAGCCTGCTGGCCACGTGGATGCTGGCCCGCAAGATCCTGGAGAATTGGGCGTACTGGATCGTGGCCGACCTGGTGGCGATCGCGCTCTACGCACTGCTCGGCATGTGGTGGTACGCGGCGCTGTATGCCATCTACGTGATCATCTCCGCATCGGCGCTGGTGCGTTGGCGACGCGAGTGGCAGGCCACTCAGCGGTGATCATTCGGTGGAAGGTCGCCGTGCGCGCGTTTCAACGACCGCTCGTAGAAGGTGATGGTGAGCAGCAGGAAGAACAGCAGGTACTGGCTGTCCTCGATGGGAATCGTGTTCAACCGGATGCCGAGGTTCTCCGCATCGTTGTACCATACAATGGGTTCGGGGAGAAGCCATCCGGTGAGGATGCCGTTCACGATGAAAAAGGGGATCAGGCTCACCGCGTAGCCAAGGAAGAAGCGGCCGAGCCAGGGGCTCTTCAGCACGAAAACATGCACGGCGAGCAGCGCTGCGGTGGAAAGGAAGGTGACCGCCGTGTACATGCGGTCGATGGTCAGCACACCCACCACAAGCAGCACGAGCATCCAGGCGATGCTGAGCGGAACGGCGATGCGGGCCAGCACATCCTTGCGGATCGCATAGCGCATCACTTCGTACAAGTACACGCAGCTGTACGGTATCGCGATGAAGAAGAGCCACTCCTCCAAGGGAAGCCTGACCACGTCGATCCCCAACGTGTAGCGGTCGCTGAAGCCCCAAACACCGTTCACGGTGAAGATGATGTCCCAGATGATGAAGACCGCCAGCATCACGACCATGCCGGTGAAGAGGCCGCGCCGCTTCGACCAGAACGCGATGCGTGGCTCGAAGCTCGCCGCAAGCGGGAAGGCGATGCTCAGCAGGTCGAGGGCGAGGTAATAGAAGCGCTCCATGCGGCGGAGCCAAAGGAACACGGAACACGACGAAATGTGCGGGGCGGCGATGCATTGCCGCCGCACCACCCAATCCAATTTCGTTCAGTGCTTCACGAAGCGCGCCATCGCTGGTCCATCGCCATTGTCGATGCGCACCACATACGGGCCGCTGGCCAGCGCTGAGGCATCGATGCGCAACACGCCCGATTGCCGTGCCATCGGCGGGTTGACCGCTCGCCCTGACGCATCGGTGATGGTGACCATCGCCGTCGCGAATGGGATGCTGGCACTGGTGAGCCTGACCTCGTCGGTCACAGGATTCGGCGCCATCTGCATCGTGATCGGATCAGGCCCATCCCCAACACCAGTGGCGAGGTCCAGCACCGCCACATACGGCGCCCAGCCTTCGAAGGCGCCACCGGCTATCAACTGATTGCCTGTCACCTCCACCGCATGCATCGGGGCCTCGGGACTGGCCATTGCGCCCACCTGATCGATGCCATACCATTGGCCCAGGTTGGAACCGACCTCCATGATATTGCCTGCCACGATGAAGTCGCCCGCGAAATAGATGTGGCCTTCGTGCTCGGCGATGCTGTTGATGTATGCGGGTCCCGCCCCGCTGAATAGGTAGATCGTGAGGTTGGGCATCAGCTGCTCCCACGTCGCCCCGCCCTGCGCGATGCGCGCC from Flavobacteriales bacterium encodes the following:
- a CDS encoding F0F1 ATP synthase subunit beta translates to MTKHIGKVVQVIGPVVDVRFESGNDLPNIYDALHITRPDGTTLVLETQQLTGEDTVRAISMESTDGLARGTAVEGMGQPIAMPIGDAIKGRLFNVTGNAIDGMKPLPPGKSYPIHREAPKFEELTTSAEILFTGIKVIDLIEPYAKGGKIGLFGGAGVGKTVLIQELINNIAKGYSGYSVFAGVGERTREGNDLLREMIEAGIIKYGEEFKHSMEHGGWDLSKVDYAQLETSQATFVFGQMNEPPGARARVALSGLTLAEYFRDGDEQSGGRDILFFVDNIFRFTQAGSEVSALLGRMPSAVGYQPTLATEMGAMQERITSTKRGSITSVQAVYVPADDLTDPAPATTFAHLDATTVLSRKIAELGIYPSVDPLDSTSRILTPAIVGDEHYDCAQRVKAILQRYKELKDIIAILGMDELSEDDKQSVYRARKVQRFLSQPFFVAEQFTGLKGVMVPIEETIKGFNMILDGAMDEYPEAAFNLKGSIDDVIAAGKKLMAETAKA
- a CDS encoding bifunctional riboflavin kinase/FAD synthetase; amino-acid sequence: MIVHTDIADFKGVKRPVLTTGTFDGVHRGHKAIIERLIARSKKEEGESVLFTFHPHPRMVLFPGDNDLKLLNTQDEKRALLEAAGLDHLLVVPFSRQFSRMHAVDYVRDVLVGAMGVRAVVIGYDHRFGRNREGDLVLLRQLGEAYDIEVEEIPAQEVDHVKVSSTKIRQALLVGEVRTAADLLGYDYPLSGVVVKGDQLGRTIGFPTANIGAIDAYKLIPGDGVYVVEVALKDGRHTGMLYIGDRPTVQGATQRNVEVNIFGLDRDLYGEAITVRFFDRIRGDQRFTDMEALREQLHTDKRMAMERLNQQAVA
- a CDS encoding leucine-rich repeat domain-containing protein, with translation MRAVLTIALVGLLLPAKAQVLSQAALDSARTYRSLERALAEPDKVFRLDLSGKKLKELPESLRQLRNLNALDLSGNKLRTLPAWIGEFVHLQEFRASRNKLKEFPAFICQWKHLKRLDLSRNALPGLPKCIGGLRELVSLDLWDNDLVEFPPEMERMEALRFLDLRNIQFEQVEMDHIQELLPRAKIHFSAPCNCGM
- a CDS encoding nicotinamide mononucleotide transporter codes for the protein MNWILIEAVAAAGNLAYTVLMLYERRVGWLFGMAASALGVALFVHQQVYAQALLSAYYVGMGIYGWWSWGRGDAGALPITRRGFSFHAAVILAGGALTLALALLLKFLPEARYTGLDGFASSFSLLATWMLARKILENWAYWIVADLVAIALYALLGMWWYAALYAIYVIISASALVRWRREWQATQR
- a CDS encoding lycopene cyclase domain-containing protein, whose amino-acid sequence is MERFYYLALDLLSIAFPLAASFEPRIAFWSKRRGLFTGMVVMLAVFIIWDIIFTVNGVWGFSDRYTLGIDVVRLPLEEWLFFIAIPYSCVYLYEVMRYAIRKDVLARIAVPLSIAWMLVLLVVGVLTIDRMYTAVTFLSTAALLAVHVFVLKSPWLGRFFLGYAVSLIPFFIVNGILTGWLLPEPIVWYNDAENLGIRLNTIPIEDSQYLLFFLLLTITFYERSLKRAHGDLPPNDHR